The genomic DNA ACATTATGGACTCCTTCGGGTGTTTCAACAGAACTATTGTACCGAAGATCTCTGTGATGTCCTCTTTTTTTGCACCGGTTGCATTTCAACCTTGAATCCGCCCAGCGGCATGATGAATTTGTCTGTTCCGACAACCGTATGCTACGCTGATAATGCCGGGCGAAGCGAAGACAGGCTCTGCTGGCGAGCAACCTGTCACGGAATACCCCGGAACGGCTCATCGAGACGATGTGTCTGGGATGAGGAGCCCTATTACTCCTCATCCCCCCATACACATCGGATCGAAAGCCGACGATGCCTAAAAAAACGCAAAAAAACGGTGAGACCGCCTTAAGCGGACTACCTAACAAAAATCGTGGAAAGTCCTATTGCCGCTGAGCTAAGACAGAAGGAAGCAATGGAAAATTCAAAGATCTTTAAGAAGCGATTTATGAAGGAAAATCTGCAGACAGCCACTGTGAGACAAACTTCCTATGCTAAAAAAATGGGAATCCTATTGGCCACCCTTGCACTTGTTTTTTGCCTTTCTTTTCCTGTCGTGGGACAAGAGCGGAATCTTGATACATTTAAACCTGATACCTCGCGGTTTAAGACGCCAATTCCTCAAGAAAAACAAGCAACTTTTACCGGTTCCGCAGAGGAAATCGTCGCCAAATATTTATCAGAACATTTTCCCGATTACGTGTATGTGGGACCGTTCGATTTTTTTGGGATCGAAAAGACTTACACTTATAATTCGCCTTGGCTCATCAGTGCGGATTTTGACGGTAACGGGCATATAGACTTCGCATTCTTTGCAACGAAAAAAAGTAATCTCCAATTAATGATAATTATTTTAAGTAACTTTGGAAATACGTTTACACACACTGTTGTACGAGAAAACATTATACTTGATGCGGATAATGAAGGAATTGGTTTAGTTTTGCAAGAGCCCAGAGGAATCAGTACCCCTGTTGATAGGAGCACCTACGTATTAGGGGATGGATCCGAGATACATGTTGGCAATGCAAAATATCCTTTCTTTGTATTCGGTCAGTACGCTACTTGTCTTTGTATTGACACCTATTGGTGGGAAAACAATCGTTATAATTCCGCCAATGAAAAAGCAAAATCTTATCGAGAAAACCCGGCCAATATAGGAATTGTTAACACTGCCCAAGATGCTCTTAATCTTCGCGAATCTCCTTCATTAAACGCCGGAATTATAGAGAAACTCCCACGTGGCTCTAAAGTCCTTGTTATAAATAGACCCAAAGAAAATAAACCCTGGGTAGAAATTCTCTTTGAGGAGCAAGTTGGTTGGGTGCATGGCCAATATTTAACTTTTTAAAAGTTGATTGATTTACAACTAGCGTGATCTTCCAAACCATCGGTAGTTTTCTCCGAAAGGAACAGCAGCTTGATATGGAAGTGTGTTGACAAGTTTAACAGCTGTTTAAAAGCGATCCATTTTCCAGACATAAGGCGTTCGTTTCGGAAAAAGAATTTTTAAGAAGTGCTGTGCTTTTTGCGTTAAGATTGCCTGTTTACCGGACAATATTTCCTGAACATAATGATAACCAGTCATGAGTTGCAAGAACTCTTCGGAAGAAATACTGAGTTTGTTTTCGCCGGACTGACGTGCAATGTCGACAATGCCGTGGTGTGTGCGAATGCGATAGGGAACTTGGTCTATGATGAGGGTCAAACAAAAGACCTCATCAGCCATTGCCGAAAATGAAAGTGCCGCTTCCCATTCTGCCTGCATACTTTCCAGCGTTTCTTCCAAGTTAACCAAAGCCATCATCCCTTGGTTGTTCCTATAAATATAGGTCTCGTGTACACTGCGGTAGCGGAGGATATACCGAATAAAAGGATGGCTTGGCGGGAGATGAAATCGTAATTTTGAAGCACACTCTTTTTCCGCGCTAAGAGCACAATGATGCAGTAAAAGGGGAAAACAGTCGGTGGAAATCGCCTCTAATTCGTCTACGTGCATCTCATCGCCGGCATAACGAGCCAAGGAATAACCAACAACTTTACCATGGACATCCGTGAGTACACGGGCGGATTGCCATTGATCGTAGCGCGCGGTAACATGTCCAAAGGAACGGAGTACGGAACAGGTACTTTCTGTGTCATTCTTGTTGTGGAGTCGCAGAAGCGTGGGAATATCGCCGGGTTTAATAGGACGTTCTTTATACGCAATAGGGCAGCTGATCTTTGCTTCTTTTAATTCTATAATGCTTGCATAATCCGGCAATACAGCGGTAAAACCCCAGCGGCTATAAAAGTCTTTGATACCAAAAAGCATGGAAAGGTGGTAGCCGTGGCTTTCCATATACTGTTTCATATCTTCCATGAGCAGTGATGCGTAGCCCTTTTTACGCTGAGCTGCGGCTGTTGTCACATATCCTATACCGCCCATTTTGAGGCGCGATTCTCCGATGCGAATGGTATGCGTAAAGAGACAACAACAGGCGGCTACTTGACCGTTCACAAGCAAAATGCGCGTATGTTCTTTCTCGTAATAATCCGGATAATTGCCAATAAAAGTATCGACAATTTTCCGCCCCTGCTCCGTTCCTCCATAATGAACCCGCGTAATTAAATCATGGGTCTTTTTTCGCTCGTCGGCAGTTTCAACGCTTTTTATAAGAACTCGAACCATTTTCTTTACTCCACAATGCTACAAACAAATCATACGAAACACCGGGAATTGAAACAAAATAGATGGCGCATTTTTTTTGTTATTTCTAATATGATGAACTGAGCAAAAAAAGACCCGTCGAGATAAAGTGCATCTCAACGCATAAATACGTTATGATAGGAACAGGTACGCGCGGCATGATGTGCCGTCACCGTATACTCGTCCTCCCAATTATCTCAACAAAACCACGTTAAAAATATGTCTGACACCAAAAAAATAGTGTTCATATTTCTTGTATTGACAGTTATGAACCCTTGTTTCAGTGAAGCAGAAAGAGGCTCTGTTCCGATTCAATCCTTCACGCACATTGCTATGGCAACGACCTTCAAAGCCATCGTGTATGGAGAAGATACCGATACGGATCCCGAGTCCCTTCGTGATGCCGCCCAGGCTGCGTTTCAGGCCGTGGACGCTTTGGAAAATCGGATCAGCAACTGGAAACCCGGCAGCTATACTTCTTTGGTAAATAAGAGTGCCGCAAAAAAACCGCTTAAAGTTTCTGTTGATCTCATTGAGCTCCTGGAAGTTTCACGACGTATCTATAATAATTCTTCCGGCGCTTTTGATGTGACCGTAAATCCATTACTTGTCTTTTGGCGTGAACAAGAAAAGCTTGGAATTTTTCCGGAACCGGAAAAAGTGAAACCAATTTTAGATCATGTTGGTCTTAACCATGTTTTAGTTGACAACGTGGCCAATACGGTTTTCTTCGAAAAGCCGGGTATGAGTTTGGATTTTGGCGGCATTGCAAAGGGTTTGGCTCTTGACCGAATGGCCGTCGTGTTGGAAGAGCATGGCGTACACACGGCTCTTCTCAATGCCGGAACCAGTACTCTATTAGCCATGGGTCAACCCAAAGATGAAGCCGGTTGGACTGTGTCCATTAATTCACCGTATAATAACGGCCTTGACAATTCAATTGCCAATGTTGTAATTTGCAATGAGTCTCTGTCTACCTCATCCAATGCAGAACGTTTTTTTGATGTCGGAGGAAAGCGTTGCGGCCACATCATCGACCCTCGTAACGGAATGCCGGTTGGCGGACTAACCAGCGCCACTGCTATTTGTCCAACAGGTGTAGAAAGCGATGCTCTGAGTACAGCTTTTTTTGTTATGGGCGTGGCAGAAGTTCGGTCTTATTGCGAAAAACACCCTGAGGTACGCGCCATCCTGCTGGAAGACGGGTGCCCGGATAATGAAGCCATTTTTGTTAATTTTAATAACGAAAGATCGAAGGAGTAATGATGAGTAACAATTTAAGCAGACGTAATTTCATGAAAACCGCAGGTGCCGCCACAGGCTTTATGATTGCTGCCGGCTATTCCCCCTTTAGCTACGCGCAGAATGATAAAGTACGGGTGGGCTGCATAGGTACCGGTGGACAAGGGTCTTTCCATATCCGCGATGGATTGACCGGCACAGATGATATTTTAATCACGGGCGTTTGCGATGTGTTTCTGCCCCATCAACGTGAAGCGGTGAAGTATGCCCAGCTTGCCAACGCAGGCGTTGCTTTAACAGAAGGCAAGAAACTTAGCGACGACGAAAAACAACGTGCCAGCGCCGCCTATAAACCCGCGGCCTATTATGATTATCGGGAAATGCTTGACAAAGAAGAGTTGGACGCAGTCATTATCTCCACCCCCTTAAACACCCATTTCCCCATTACGGTCGATTGCCTTGATCGTGGACTGCATGTCTTTTGTGAAAAAACCTTAGTCCGTTCCATTGAAGACGGTCGCGCGCTTATTCAGAAGTGTCATGATATGAATACGTGGGTACAGGTTGGTCATCAACGCCACTACAATCCGAAATATAACATGGCTATAGGCCTCGTCTATGACGAAGGCAGAATTGGCCGAGTGAACCATCTTACCGCGCAGTGGCACCGTAATCATTTCTGGCGCCGCGTGCTGCCCAGCGGCTATGTGCTCAATGATGAAGAGAAAAAATATATCACCGATTTGGAAAAACATCTGAATTGGCGTATTTATGAAGATACGTCTGAGGGATTGTTCACTGAATTGGCAACCCACCAAACCGACGTCGCGAACTGGTTCATGCGCGCCATTCCCAAACGTGTACACACCTTTGCCGGCTTAGATTATTGGCGTGATGGACGTACCACGGACGACAATATTTTGTTGACCTATGAGTATGAACAAAATCCCGGCGATCCCGGTTTCATCCCCATCGACCAGCGCAGTATGTTCCAGAAACTGAATCAGATTAACCGCGGCTACAAAGTTCGTTTCGTCTATTCCAGTATTCTCGCCAATGCCAAGCGCGGCGCATCTGAATTGATCCAAGGCGATAAAGGCTCCATTGAATTGACGGAAATGGATTGCTTCCTCTACGGCGAAGACTATATCACCCAAGCTGATGAAGAAATTTCAGCCGAAGATCAGGCAAAAAGTACCGCAAGCGGCGGTACACGCCAAGTGAGCACGGAAGAGCTGCTCCATGGTGTAGAACTGTTGGGCGATGTTCCTCTGGAAACGCCGGATGTGTATCAATTCCGTGCTTTTGCAGATTGCATCAAAAATGGCGGAATACCGTTGAGCAATCAGATGGTGGGATATACCACCGCTATCACATCGATCGCAGCGGTCGAATCGAAAAAAGAACAAAAGGTCGTCGAGATCGATCCTGATTGGATTAAGTTCGATTTTGAGGTGCCCAGCTTCTATGATTATACCCCTTGGGTATCCGATAAAGAAGACGATGCCTAATCAATCTGCGTGTACGAAGAAGGATTAAACAAATACCACAAGTATGTGGTGTAAACACTAAATCAATGGAGTATTGTACATTATGAAATGGCTAAAGTTTTTGGTGATCTTTGTACTCGGCGGCGCGCTGGGCTTAGCGGCAGGTGGGTATCTGGGCTATCATGTTGGCGCATCAGACCAACGTATTGACACAGCACCGGTCGCTACGGTTATCCCCGTACAAGAAGAACGGCAGATGCCGACTAAAAAAGCCACGAAAGAAGAGCCAGCAGCGGTTGCGGTAGAAGAAGAAGCCGTAGCTGCCGTAGTGGAAGAAGAAGCGGCAGCAGCTGTTGTAGAAGAGACTCCCGCTGACGCAGAACCTGAAGCCGCGCCGGTGGAAGAAGTACCCGCCGCTGACGCAGAACCCGAAGCGGCGCCCGTGGAAGAAGCGCCTGCCGAAGAAGTTATTGCTGACAACGAACCGGAAACGACAGAAAAGATAGAAGAATTTATTATTTCTGCCAATGATGATTCCGAACTCATGTGGCTGGGCTACAAAGTTGTTTTGGGACAGCGCATCTCGATGCAAGGTGGTTTTGCCAACTTTAACGGAAAACTCGTAGCTGAAAATGAAGATCCTGACAGTAGTTTCGTAGAAGTTATCATTGACACGAAATCCATTTTCTCGGAAAATACAATCCTGACAGGCGTACTTAAAACGGCCGCTTTCTTTAATGTCGGTGAGCATCCGGAAATTCGTTTTGTAAGCACAAGTATTGAACCGGCTGAAGACGGCAGCTATACCGTTACCGGTAACCTCACCATGAAAGATGTCAAGCACGGTATACAATTTCCTGCAACCATTGAACGCCGTGGAGAAGACGTCTTTGTGAAGGCGGAATTCACCATTGATAGAAAACTCTGGGATGTGGGCTATGATGACTTTGAAGGTTCCCCAATCCTTAAAGAAGCCGTTATTTCTTTTGAAATTTTGGCGGAAGCAGATAATTAATCTGCTGCATAATTTTCTAACGATCATGATATGGGCGAGAAAAGTCTTGACAGGCTTTTTCTCGCCTGTTTTTATGAAGGGATACCACAGCTATGTTTGACAGGCAAACGATTTTAATCACAGGCGGCGCAGGGTTTGTGGGCGCCCATTTGGCCTTGGTATTTAAAGAACACTATCCATCTGCCCGGGTGATTGCTTTCGATAATCTCAAGCGCAAAGGAAGCGAACTCAATCTGCTTCGGCTTATCCAAGGCGGTATTGAATTTCTTCACGGTGATGTCCGTGTTCCCGCCGATTTTCCCATATTGAAAAACTTGGCGCTTATTGTTGAATGCAGCGCGGAACCCTCCGTGTTAGCCGGCTATGGCGAAGCCCCGGCTTACGTGATTGACAGCAATTTAAACGGTGTAATTCATTGTTTAGAACTGGCGCGCAACACAGGAGCCGCTATGCTCTTCCTATCGACCAGTAGGGTCTATCCCATTCAGGCGTTGTGCGACATTGCCTTGGAAGAAAGGGACACCCGATTTGAAGTGCAGCAGAAACAGGATCAGCCCGGTATCACCACGGCTGGTATTGATGAACTCTTTCCCATCAATGGCGCACGATCCCTCTACGGGGCGACAAAATATGCCGCAGAAGTATTTATTACCGAATATGCCGCCATGTATGGATTACATTGCATAATTAACCGATGCGGGATTATTGCGGGTCCTTGGCAAATGGGCCGTGTCGATCAAGGGCTTATGTCCTATTGGCTTTCACGTCATATTTTCAAAAAATCCCTTTCTTATATTGGCTTTGGCGGCAAAGGGAAACAGCTTCGCGATATGCTTCATGTAGCTGATCTTCGAGATTTGATTTTGCTGCAGGCAGCAAATATTGCGGAATGGTCTGGTAGTCTCTTTAACGTAGGCGGAGGAGTAGATAACAGCATTTCCTTACAAGAGCTTACGCGTTTATGCACTAAAGTTACCGGCGAAACTCTTTCTGTATCATCCAATGAAACAACTCGCCCCGCTGATATTCCCTATTATGTATCCAACAATAAAAGTGTGCAGGCAAACTGTGGCTGGTCTCCTTCAAGGAGCCTGGAAATCATCGCTGAAGATACAGCCCGTTGGATGAGGGATAATTGTGAAATGTTAAGAAATACCTTGGGCTGAGGGGGGCTTCCCATGCACGCTGTGTCCGAAAGGCGAAGAATACGGACTAGTGCTGTTTGCATCGGGTGGCCGTGTTTACTTGCACGAAAACATACAGTTGTTGTGTAGACACCGGCAAAGTACGTTATAAAGGGAGTGAAGAGAAGGGGTTTGTCCCTGTACAATTGATCTTTCCATACGCAGAGCAAGACAACCCTCTTCAAAAATAGTATTGAGATCACTAAAGAAGGGAGAATCGGAAGGCAGCGTTTTCTTCGCCAGCCCTTGCCAAAGCTCGCCTTGGGGTATAGCCTTTTCTGGCAAGCCCAGACACCTCAAAAAATGGGGATCCTTCAGCAGAGAAGCACTGCCATATCGAATCGCGTCATTTAGTGTCTCTGTCAAAATATCTGTCCGTAATCTCTCTTGTTCTTCCCTATCGGAAAGCTCCTCATCGACAAGGGCTTTAACAACTGCCGTGATCAAGGCGGCAATAGCGACGTCGGCACGTGGGCATTCCTGAATATCCGACAAACGTATTTCTATGGAGCCGCG from Candidatus Hydrogenedentota bacterium includes the following:
- a CDS encoding SH3 domain-containing protein, whose amino-acid sequence is MENSKIFKKRFMKENLQTATVRQTSYAKKMGILLATLALVFCLSFPVVGQERNLDTFKPDTSRFKTPIPQEKQATFTGSAEEIVAKYLSEHFPDYVYVGPFDFFGIEKTYTYNSPWLISADFDGNGHIDFAFFATKKSNLQLMIIILSNFGNTFTHTVVRENIILDADNEGIGLVLQEPRGISTPVDRSTYVLGDGSEIHVGNAKYPFFVFGQYATCLCIDTYWWENNRYNSANEKAKSYRENPANIGIVNTAQDALNLRESPSLNAGIIEKLPRGSKVLVINRPKENKPWVEILFEEQVGWVHGQYLTF
- a CDS encoding GNAT family N-acetyltransferase, whose translation is MVRVLIKSVETADERKKTHDLITRVHYGGTEQGRKIVDTFIGNYPDYYEKEHTRILLVNGQVAACCCLFTHTIRIGESRLKMGGIGYVTTAAAQRKKGYASLLMEDMKQYMESHGYHLSMLFGIKDFYSRWGFTAVLPDYASIIELKEAKISCPIAYKERPIKPGDIPTLLRLHNKNDTESTCSVLRSFGHVTARYDQWQSARVLTDVHGKVVGYSLARYAGDEMHVDELEAISTDCFPLLLHHCALSAEKECASKLRFHLPPSHPFIRYILRYRSVHETYIYRNNQGMMALVNLEETLESMQAEWEAALSFSAMADEVFCLTLIIDQVPYRIRTHHGIVDIARQSGENKLSISSEEFLQLMTGYHYVQEILSGKQAILTQKAQHFLKILFPKRTPYVWKMDRF
- a CDS encoding FAD:protein FMN transferase, with the translated sequence MSDTKKIVFIFLVLTVMNPCFSEAERGSVPIQSFTHIAMATTFKAIVYGEDTDTDPESLRDAAQAAFQAVDALENRISNWKPGSYTSLVNKSAAKKPLKVSVDLIELLEVSRRIYNNSSGAFDVTVNPLLVFWREQEKLGIFPEPEKVKPILDHVGLNHVLVDNVANTVFFEKPGMSLDFGGIAKGLALDRMAVVLEEHGVHTALLNAGTSTLLAMGQPKDEAGWTVSINSPYNNGLDNSIANVVICNESLSTSSNAERFFDVGGKRCGHIIDPRNGMPVGGLTSATAICPTGVESDALSTAFFVMGVAEVRSYCEKHPEVRAILLEDGCPDNEAIFVNFNNERSKE
- a CDS encoding Gfo/Idh/MocA family oxidoreductase; translation: MMSNNLSRRNFMKTAGAATGFMIAAGYSPFSYAQNDKVRVGCIGTGGQGSFHIRDGLTGTDDILITGVCDVFLPHQREAVKYAQLANAGVALTEGKKLSDDEKQRASAAYKPAAYYDYREMLDKEELDAVIISTPLNTHFPITVDCLDRGLHVFCEKTLVRSIEDGRALIQKCHDMNTWVQVGHQRHYNPKYNMAIGLVYDEGRIGRVNHLTAQWHRNHFWRRVLPSGYVLNDEEKKYITDLEKHLNWRIYEDTSEGLFTELATHQTDVANWFMRAIPKRVHTFAGLDYWRDGRTTDDNILLTYEYEQNPGDPGFIPIDQRSMFQKLNQINRGYKVRFVYSSILANAKRGASELIQGDKGSIELTEMDCFLYGEDYITQADEEISAEDQAKSTASGGTRQVSTEELLHGVELLGDVPLETPDVYQFRAFADCIKNGGIPLSNQMVGYTTAITSIAAVESKKEQKVVEIDPDWIKFDFEVPSFYDYTPWVSDKEDDA
- a CDS encoding YceI family protein codes for the protein MKWLKFLVIFVLGGALGLAAGGYLGYHVGASDQRIDTAPVATVIPVQEERQMPTKKATKEEPAAVAVEEEAVAAVVEEEAAAAVVEETPADAEPEAAPVEEVPAADAEPEAAPVEEAPAEEVIADNEPETTEKIEEFIISANDDSELMWLGYKVVLGQRISMQGGFANFNGKLVAENEDPDSSFVEVIIDTKSIFSENTILTGVLKTAAFFNVGEHPEIRFVSTSIEPAEDGSYTVTGNLTMKDVKHGIQFPATIERRGEDVFVKAEFTIDRKLWDVGYDDFEGSPILKEAVISFEILAEADN
- a CDS encoding NAD-dependent epimerase/dehydratase family protein: MFDRQTILITGGAGFVGAHLALVFKEHYPSARVIAFDNLKRKGSELNLLRLIQGGIEFLHGDVRVPADFPILKNLALIVECSAEPSVLAGYGEAPAYVIDSNLNGVIHCLELARNTGAAMLFLSTSRVYPIQALCDIALEERDTRFEVQQKQDQPGITTAGIDELFPINGARSLYGATKYAAEVFITEYAAMYGLHCIINRCGIIAGPWQMGRVDQGLMSYWLSRHIFKKSLSYIGFGGKGKQLRDMLHVADLRDLILLQAANIAEWSGSLFNVGGGVDNSISLQELTRLCTKVTGETLSVSSNETTRPADIPYYVSNNKSVQANCGWSPSRSLEIIAEDTARWMRDNCEMLRNTLG
- a CDS encoding glutamate--cysteine ligase, with the translated sequence DDLFDCKRHGWANLQSIHINLPFANDSEFRKLHSAIRVVLPLLPALAASSPIMDANLTGYPDNRLEVYRKNCARIPQISGKIIPEIVDGREAYESLILRPIYDALTPLDPQKILQHEWINARGAIARFDRGSIEIRLSDIQECPRADVAIAALITAVVKALVDEELSDREEQERLRTDILTETLNDAIRYGSASLLKDPHFLRCLGLPEKAIPQGELWQGLAKKTLPSDSPFFSDLNTIFEEGCLALRMERSIVQGQTPSLHSLYNVLCRCLHNNCMFSCK